GGATATTCTTCATAGCGAAAAAGTAGATGGCTTTTGCTTGGTTTCAAGTGATAGCGATTTTACCCGATTGGCAACTAGATTGAGAGAGTCTGGAATGCAGGTAATAGGTATAGGAGAAAAGAAAACCCCAAACCCATTTATTGTAGCATGCGACAAATTCATCTACATAGAAATAATTTCTGGAAAGGAAGAAAAGGATAGCTCTTCTTCTAAAACTAATACTCAAAAAACAACCGAGTCGAAGTCTTTCGACCAAATTGATGCAAAGTTGATAAAGCTTATCAAAACCACAATTGAAGATCTTGCGGATGATGATGGGTGGACGTTCTTAGCCGATGTGGGTTCTCTTTTGAATAAAAAGAAACCAGATTTTGACCCAAGAAATTACGGTTTTAGCAAACTTACTCCACTTATAAAGTCACTCAGTAAAGATATTGAAGTGGATGAAAGGGAAGTTGAGAAACGGCATATCAAACATATATTTGTAAGAATTAAGAGGTAAATTTTCTAGTTTTAAAAAGCTTTATTGAAGAATGTCGGATCAAAAACTTACCCGAATAAACAAATACTTAAGCGAAGTTGGTTTTTGTTCAAGGCGTAAAGCCGATGAGTTATTGAGTCAGGGTAGAATAAAAATTAATGGAGCTATACCTGAGTTAGGCACGAAAGTAGCAACGGGAGATATTGTTACCGTTGATGGGAAACCTATCAC
This portion of the Spirosomataceae bacterium TFI 002 genome encodes:
- a CDS encoding OST-HTH/LOTUS domain-containing protein, whose protein sequence is MKDLKLAVLIDADNIPHANIKGMLDEIAKFGVPTIKRIYGDWTIPTVSGWKPALLKHAITPIQQYGYTKGKNSTDSAMIIDAMDILHSEKVDGFCLVSSDSDFTRLATRLRESGMQVIGIGEKKTPNPFIVACDKFIYIEIISGKEEKDSSSSKTNTQKTTESKSFDQIDAKLIKLIKTTIEDLADDDGWTFLADVGSLLNKKKPDFDPRNYGFSKLTPLIKSLSKDIEVDEREVEKRHIKHIFVRIKR